From Coffea arabica cultivar ET-39 chromosome 2e, Coffea Arabica ET-39 HiFi, whole genome shotgun sequence, the proteins below share one genomic window:
- the LOC113731585 gene encoding K(+) efflux antiporter 3, chloroplastic-like isoform X3: MRASPAKYWVLVKSQIVSCYQSKGYDIIARRSFGRAASHMHIYRYYVSCAYDRPAYLPSDSPYTRISYPGCFSQIIIKGTPWLSNQSVDGKRSCFHDRQTQKNRFCLSAVVDVSSAVEVINDLGSDSLTLLVVIVLVVPAFKTIKASPILGFFFAGVVLNQLGLIRNLTDVKILSEWGILFLLFEMGLELSLARLKALAKFAFGMGLTQVVLSTLAFTAFELPPNGAIGTRILEFLFHSRPDLLLAEKGELPTRFGSATLGILLLQDIAVVPLLVILPVLESQNLAEESIWPMLAKESLKALGGLGLLSLGGKYILRRVFEVVAETRSSEAFVALCLLTVDGTSLLTQKLGFSDTLGAFLAGALLAETNFRTQIEADIRPFRGLLLGLFFVTTGTSIDMEVLFREWPNVLSLLAGLIVIKTLIISAIGPRVGLSLQESIRIGLLLSQGGEFAFVVFSLANGLGVLPLELNKLLIIVVVLSMALTPLLNEVGRKAADVIAKKFEEQDKTNNTVNFDASEPIVIVGFGQMGQVLANFLSTPLVYGLDGDTVGVGWPYVAFDLNPSVVKASRKLGFPVSYGDGSRPAVLQSAGISSPKAVIVTYTGKERTIEAVQRIRLAFPAVPIYARAQDMMHLLDLKKAGATDAILENAETSLQLGSKMLKGFGVMSDDITFLSQLVLNSMELQAQDTLDKTVEQDIDVMKPLQIRVAARTINGSNLTEDTVCLEAKHMDGDPSQIPPGGTDYLADHDRHHESEDLAADGVSYCRLDTENGSPVNFEDVDAQNIVQDSTNGY, from the exons ATGAGAGCCTCGCCAGCCAAATATTGGGTCCTAGTAAAATCTCAGATAGTTAGTTGTTACCAATCTAAG GGATATGACATTATAGCTCGAAGAAGCTTTGGCAGAGCTGCTTCTCACATGCATATCTATCGATATTATGTTTCATGTGCTTATGATCGGCCAGCATACTTGCCATCAGATTCGCCGTATACCAGGATAAGTTATCCAGGTTGTTTCTCACAAATTATCATCAAAGGCACGCCTTGGCTATCTAACCAGAGTGTTGATGGAAAAAGATCCTGCTTCCATGATAGACAGACTCAGAAGAATAGATTCTGTTTATCTGCGGTAGTTGATGTCTCCAGTGCTGTTGAAGTCATCAATGACTTAGGATCAGACTCATTGACATTGCTAGTTGTAATTGTATTGGTTGTTCCTGCCTTCAAAACCATCAAAGCCAGCCCG ATacttggttttttctttgctggAGTTGTGCTTAATCAGCTTGGATTAATTAGAAATCTTACAGATGTTAAGATTCTTTCAGAATGGGGGATTCTCTTCTTG CTGTTTGAGATGGGCTTGGAGCTTTCACTTGCACGTCTAAAAGCTCTTGCTAAATTTGCTTTTGGGATGGGACTGACTCAG GTTGTACTGTCCACACTTGCTTTCACGGCATTTGAGCTTCCACCTAATGGTGCTATAGGAACAAGGATTCTGGAGTTCCTTTTTCACTCAAGACCTGATTTG CTTCTTGCGGAGAAGGGTGAGCTTCCAACTAGATTTGGCTCAGCAACTCTGGGGATACTTCTCCTTCAG GACATTGCAGTCGTTCCTCTCTTAGTCATCCTACCAGTGTTGGAAAGTCAG AATTTGGCAGAAGAAAGTATTTGGCCAATGCTAGCTAAAGAAAGTCTGAAGGCTTTAGGTGGACTAGGTTTGCTTTCTCTAGGAGGAAAATACATTTTGCGGCGAGTTTTTGAG GTTGTTGCTGAAACAAGAAGCTCAGAAGCTTTTGTGGCCCTCTGTCTCCTAACTGTTGATGGGACATCACTTTTAACCCAAAAATTGGGCTTTAGTGACACG CTTGGAGCATTTCTTGCTGGAGCCCTATTAGCAGAAACAAATTTCCGTACACAGATTGAAGCTGATATTAGGCCATTCAGAGGCTTACTTCTGGGGTTGTTTTTTGTGACCACTGGGACTTCTATTGACATGGAG GTCCTTTTCCGAGAATGGCCAAATGTACTTTCACTCTTGGCGGGTTTGATTGTTATAAAAACTCTTATAATATCTGCAATAGGTCCACGTGTTGGACTTTCCCTCCAAGAGAGCATAAGGATAGGGTTGCTTCTTTCCCAGGGAGGTGAATTTGCATTTGTGGTTTTCTCTCTTGCAAACGG GCTTGGAGTGCTGCCCCTTGAACTGAACAAGTTACTTATAATTGTTGTTGTGCTGTCGATGGCATTGACTCCTTTGCTAAATGAAGTTGGACGAAAGGCTGCTGATGTTATTGCAAAGAAGTTTGAGGAGCAAGAT AAAACTAATAACACAGTAAATTTTGATGCAAGCGAGCCAATTGTCATCGTTGGATTTGGGCAGATGGGACAG GTTCTTGCAAATTTTTTGTCCACCCCGCTGGTGTATGGACTAGATGGTGATACTGTAGGTGTTGGATGGCCCTACGTGGCTTTTGATCTGAATCCATCTGTTGTAAAG GCTTCTAGAAAGCTGGGATTCCCTGTTTCATATGGAGATGGATCACGTCCTGCAGTTCTGCAATCTGCTGGTATCTCTTCACCAAAAGCAGTCATTGTTACGTACACTGGGAAGGAAAGGACAATTGAGGCTGTGCAGAGGATTCGATTGGCGTTTCCGGCG GTTCCAATATACGCCCGTGCACAGGATATGATGCATCTGCTAGATCTGAAGAAAGCCGGTGCAACAGATGCTATTCTCGAGAATGCAGAG ACAAGTTTGCAGCTTGGTTCTAAGATGTTAAAAGGGTTTGGTGTTATGTCTGACGATATAACCTTTCTGAGTCAGCTTGTTCTAAATTCCATGGAGCTACAAGCTCAGGATACACTTGATAAAACTGTTGAACAAGATATTGATGTCATGAAGCCATTGCAG ATAAGAGTAGCTGCTCGAACAATCAATGGGTCGAACTTGACAGAAGACACAGTATGCCTTGAAGCGAAACATATGGATGGAGATCCCTCGCAGATACCACCTGGGGGAACAGATTATCTGGCAGACCATGATAGGCACCATGAATCTGAGGATCTAGCGGCTGACGGGGTTTCATACTGCAGACTAGATACTGAGAATGGCTCTCCAGTAAATTTTGAAGATGTTGATGCGCAAAATATTGTACAAGATAGTACAAATGGGTACTAG
- the LOC113731585 gene encoding K(+) efflux antiporter 3, chloroplastic-like isoform X2 has protein sequence MLGSMISYHHSPKGYDIIARRSFGRAASHMHIYRYYVSCAYDRPAYLPSDSPYTRISYPGCFSQIIIKGTPWLSNQSVDGKRSCFHDRQTQKNRFCLSAVVDVSSAVEVINDLGSDSLTLLVVIVLVVPAFKTIKASPILGFFFAGVVLNQLGLIRNLTDVKILSEWGILFLLFEMGLELSLARLKALAKFAFGMGLTQVVLSTLAFTAFELPPNGAIGTRILEFLFHSRPDLVNIRSVDEAVVIGAALSLSSSAFVLQLLAEKGELPTRFGSATLGILLLQDIAVVPLLVILPVLESQNLAEESIWPMLAKESLKALGGLGLLSLGGKYILRRVFEVVAETRSSEAFVALCLLTVDGTSLLTQKLGFSDTLGAFLAGALLAETNFRTQIEADIRPFRGLLLGLFFVTTGTSIDMEVLFREWPNVLSLLAGLIVIKTLIISAIGPRVGLSLQESIRIGLLLSQGGEFAFVVFSLANGLGVLPLELNKLLIIVVVLSMALTPLLNEVGRKAADVIAKKFEEQDKTNNTVNFDASEPIVIVGFGQMGQVLANFLSTPLVYGLDGDTVGVGWPYVAFDLNPSVVKASRKLGFPVSYGDGSRPAVLQSAGISSPKAVIVTYTGKERTIEAVQRIRLAFPAVPIYARAQDMMHLLDLKKAGATDAILENAETSLQLGSKMLKGFGVMSDDITFLSQLVLNSMELQAQDTLDKTVEQDIDVMKPLQIRVAARTINGSNLTEDTVCLEAKHMDGDPSQIPPGGTDYLADHDRHHESEDLAADGVSYCRLDTENGSPVNFEDVDAQNIVQDSTNGY, from the exons ATGTTGGGTTCCATGATTTCTTACCATCACAGTCCCAAG GGATATGACATTATAGCTCGAAGAAGCTTTGGCAGAGCTGCTTCTCACATGCATATCTATCGATATTATGTTTCATGTGCTTATGATCGGCCAGCATACTTGCCATCAGATTCGCCGTATACCAGGATAAGTTATCCAGGTTGTTTCTCACAAATTATCATCAAAGGCACGCCTTGGCTATCTAACCAGAGTGTTGATGGAAAAAGATCCTGCTTCCATGATAGACAGACTCAGAAGAATAGATTCTGTTTATCTGCGGTAGTTGATGTCTCCAGTGCTGTTGAAGTCATCAATGACTTAGGATCAGACTCATTGACATTGCTAGTTGTAATTGTATTGGTTGTTCCTGCCTTCAAAACCATCAAAGCCAGCCCG ATacttggttttttctttgctggAGTTGTGCTTAATCAGCTTGGATTAATTAGAAATCTTACAGATGTTAAGATTCTTTCAGAATGGGGGATTCTCTTCTTG CTGTTTGAGATGGGCTTGGAGCTTTCACTTGCACGTCTAAAAGCTCTTGCTAAATTTGCTTTTGGGATGGGACTGACTCAG GTTGTACTGTCCACACTTGCTTTCACGGCATTTGAGCTTCCACCTAATGGTGCTATAGGAACAAGGATTCTGGAGTTCCTTTTTCACTCAAGACCTGATTTG GTAAACATCAGAAGTGTAGACGAGGCTGTGGTAATTGGTGCTGCTCTATCATTGTCTTCTTCAGCTTTTGTTTTACAG CTTCTTGCGGAGAAGGGTGAGCTTCCAACTAGATTTGGCTCAGCAACTCTGGGGATACTTCTCCTTCAG GACATTGCAGTCGTTCCTCTCTTAGTCATCCTACCAGTGTTGGAAAGTCAG AATTTGGCAGAAGAAAGTATTTGGCCAATGCTAGCTAAAGAAAGTCTGAAGGCTTTAGGTGGACTAGGTTTGCTTTCTCTAGGAGGAAAATACATTTTGCGGCGAGTTTTTGAG GTTGTTGCTGAAACAAGAAGCTCAGAAGCTTTTGTGGCCCTCTGTCTCCTAACTGTTGATGGGACATCACTTTTAACCCAAAAATTGGGCTTTAGTGACACG CTTGGAGCATTTCTTGCTGGAGCCCTATTAGCAGAAACAAATTTCCGTACACAGATTGAAGCTGATATTAGGCCATTCAGAGGCTTACTTCTGGGGTTGTTTTTTGTGACCACTGGGACTTCTATTGACATGGAG GTCCTTTTCCGAGAATGGCCAAATGTACTTTCACTCTTGGCGGGTTTGATTGTTATAAAAACTCTTATAATATCTGCAATAGGTCCACGTGTTGGACTTTCCCTCCAAGAGAGCATAAGGATAGGGTTGCTTCTTTCCCAGGGAGGTGAATTTGCATTTGTGGTTTTCTCTCTTGCAAACGG GCTTGGAGTGCTGCCCCTTGAACTGAACAAGTTACTTATAATTGTTGTTGTGCTGTCGATGGCATTGACTCCTTTGCTAAATGAAGTTGGACGAAAGGCTGCTGATGTTATTGCAAAGAAGTTTGAGGAGCAAGAT AAAACTAATAACACAGTAAATTTTGATGCAAGCGAGCCAATTGTCATCGTTGGATTTGGGCAGATGGGACAG GTTCTTGCAAATTTTTTGTCCACCCCGCTGGTGTATGGACTAGATGGTGATACTGTAGGTGTTGGATGGCCCTACGTGGCTTTTGATCTGAATCCATCTGTTGTAAAG GCTTCTAGAAAGCTGGGATTCCCTGTTTCATATGGAGATGGATCACGTCCTGCAGTTCTGCAATCTGCTGGTATCTCTTCACCAAAAGCAGTCATTGTTACGTACACTGGGAAGGAAAGGACAATTGAGGCTGTGCAGAGGATTCGATTGGCGTTTCCGGCG GTTCCAATATACGCCCGTGCACAGGATATGATGCATCTGCTAGATCTGAAGAAAGCCGGTGCAACAGATGCTATTCTCGAGAATGCAGAG ACAAGTTTGCAGCTTGGTTCTAAGATGTTAAAAGGGTTTGGTGTTATGTCTGACGATATAACCTTTCTGAGTCAGCTTGTTCTAAATTCCATGGAGCTACAAGCTCAGGATACACTTGATAAAACTGTTGAACAAGATATTGATGTCATGAAGCCATTGCAG ATAAGAGTAGCTGCTCGAACAATCAATGGGTCGAACTTGACAGAAGACACAGTATGCCTTGAAGCGAAACATATGGATGGAGATCCCTCGCAGATACCACCTGGGGGAACAGATTATCTGGCAGACCATGATAGGCACCATGAATCTGAGGATCTAGCGGCTGACGGGGTTTCATACTGCAGACTAGATACTGAGAATGGCTCTCCAGTAAATTTTGAAGATGTTGATGCGCAAAATATTGTACAAGATAGTACAAATGGGTACTAG
- the LOC113731585 gene encoding K(+) efflux antiporter 3, chloroplastic-like isoform X1 yields MRASPAKYWVLVKSQIVSCYQSKGYDIIARRSFGRAASHMHIYRYYVSCAYDRPAYLPSDSPYTRISYPGCFSQIIIKGTPWLSNQSVDGKRSCFHDRQTQKNRFCLSAVVDVSSAVEVINDLGSDSLTLLVVIVLVVPAFKTIKASPILGFFFAGVVLNQLGLIRNLTDVKILSEWGILFLLFEMGLELSLARLKALAKFAFGMGLTQVVLSTLAFTAFELPPNGAIGTRILEFLFHSRPDLVNIRSVDEAVVIGAALSLSSSAFVLQLLAEKGELPTRFGSATLGILLLQDIAVVPLLVILPVLESQNLAEESIWPMLAKESLKALGGLGLLSLGGKYILRRVFEVVAETRSSEAFVALCLLTVDGTSLLTQKLGFSDTLGAFLAGALLAETNFRTQIEADIRPFRGLLLGLFFVTTGTSIDMEVLFREWPNVLSLLAGLIVIKTLIISAIGPRVGLSLQESIRIGLLLSQGGEFAFVVFSLANGLGVLPLELNKLLIIVVVLSMALTPLLNEVGRKAADVIAKKFEEQDKTNNTVNFDASEPIVIVGFGQMGQVLANFLSTPLVYGLDGDTVGVGWPYVAFDLNPSVVKASRKLGFPVSYGDGSRPAVLQSAGISSPKAVIVTYTGKERTIEAVQRIRLAFPAVPIYARAQDMMHLLDLKKAGATDAILENAETSLQLGSKMLKGFGVMSDDITFLSQLVLNSMELQAQDTLDKTVEQDIDVMKPLQIRVAARTINGSNLTEDTVCLEAKHMDGDPSQIPPGGTDYLADHDRHHESEDLAADGVSYCRLDTENGSPVNFEDVDAQNIVQDSTNGY; encoded by the exons ATGAGAGCCTCGCCAGCCAAATATTGGGTCCTAGTAAAATCTCAGATAGTTAGTTGTTACCAATCTAAG GGATATGACATTATAGCTCGAAGAAGCTTTGGCAGAGCTGCTTCTCACATGCATATCTATCGATATTATGTTTCATGTGCTTATGATCGGCCAGCATACTTGCCATCAGATTCGCCGTATACCAGGATAAGTTATCCAGGTTGTTTCTCACAAATTATCATCAAAGGCACGCCTTGGCTATCTAACCAGAGTGTTGATGGAAAAAGATCCTGCTTCCATGATAGACAGACTCAGAAGAATAGATTCTGTTTATCTGCGGTAGTTGATGTCTCCAGTGCTGTTGAAGTCATCAATGACTTAGGATCAGACTCATTGACATTGCTAGTTGTAATTGTATTGGTTGTTCCTGCCTTCAAAACCATCAAAGCCAGCCCG ATacttggttttttctttgctggAGTTGTGCTTAATCAGCTTGGATTAATTAGAAATCTTACAGATGTTAAGATTCTTTCAGAATGGGGGATTCTCTTCTTG CTGTTTGAGATGGGCTTGGAGCTTTCACTTGCACGTCTAAAAGCTCTTGCTAAATTTGCTTTTGGGATGGGACTGACTCAG GTTGTACTGTCCACACTTGCTTTCACGGCATTTGAGCTTCCACCTAATGGTGCTATAGGAACAAGGATTCTGGAGTTCCTTTTTCACTCAAGACCTGATTTG GTAAACATCAGAAGTGTAGACGAGGCTGTGGTAATTGGTGCTGCTCTATCATTGTCTTCTTCAGCTTTTGTTTTACAG CTTCTTGCGGAGAAGGGTGAGCTTCCAACTAGATTTGGCTCAGCAACTCTGGGGATACTTCTCCTTCAG GACATTGCAGTCGTTCCTCTCTTAGTCATCCTACCAGTGTTGGAAAGTCAG AATTTGGCAGAAGAAAGTATTTGGCCAATGCTAGCTAAAGAAAGTCTGAAGGCTTTAGGTGGACTAGGTTTGCTTTCTCTAGGAGGAAAATACATTTTGCGGCGAGTTTTTGAG GTTGTTGCTGAAACAAGAAGCTCAGAAGCTTTTGTGGCCCTCTGTCTCCTAACTGTTGATGGGACATCACTTTTAACCCAAAAATTGGGCTTTAGTGACACG CTTGGAGCATTTCTTGCTGGAGCCCTATTAGCAGAAACAAATTTCCGTACACAGATTGAAGCTGATATTAGGCCATTCAGAGGCTTACTTCTGGGGTTGTTTTTTGTGACCACTGGGACTTCTATTGACATGGAG GTCCTTTTCCGAGAATGGCCAAATGTACTTTCACTCTTGGCGGGTTTGATTGTTATAAAAACTCTTATAATATCTGCAATAGGTCCACGTGTTGGACTTTCCCTCCAAGAGAGCATAAGGATAGGGTTGCTTCTTTCCCAGGGAGGTGAATTTGCATTTGTGGTTTTCTCTCTTGCAAACGG GCTTGGAGTGCTGCCCCTTGAACTGAACAAGTTACTTATAATTGTTGTTGTGCTGTCGATGGCATTGACTCCTTTGCTAAATGAAGTTGGACGAAAGGCTGCTGATGTTATTGCAAAGAAGTTTGAGGAGCAAGAT AAAACTAATAACACAGTAAATTTTGATGCAAGCGAGCCAATTGTCATCGTTGGATTTGGGCAGATGGGACAG GTTCTTGCAAATTTTTTGTCCACCCCGCTGGTGTATGGACTAGATGGTGATACTGTAGGTGTTGGATGGCCCTACGTGGCTTTTGATCTGAATCCATCTGTTGTAAAG GCTTCTAGAAAGCTGGGATTCCCTGTTTCATATGGAGATGGATCACGTCCTGCAGTTCTGCAATCTGCTGGTATCTCTTCACCAAAAGCAGTCATTGTTACGTACACTGGGAAGGAAAGGACAATTGAGGCTGTGCAGAGGATTCGATTGGCGTTTCCGGCG GTTCCAATATACGCCCGTGCACAGGATATGATGCATCTGCTAGATCTGAAGAAAGCCGGTGCAACAGATGCTATTCTCGAGAATGCAGAG ACAAGTTTGCAGCTTGGTTCTAAGATGTTAAAAGGGTTTGGTGTTATGTCTGACGATATAACCTTTCTGAGTCAGCTTGTTCTAAATTCCATGGAGCTACAAGCTCAGGATACACTTGATAAAACTGTTGAACAAGATATTGATGTCATGAAGCCATTGCAG ATAAGAGTAGCTGCTCGAACAATCAATGGGTCGAACTTGACAGAAGACACAGTATGCCTTGAAGCGAAACATATGGATGGAGATCCCTCGCAGATACCACCTGGGGGAACAGATTATCTGGCAGACCATGATAGGCACCATGAATCTGAGGATCTAGCGGCTGACGGGGTTTCATACTGCAGACTAGATACTGAGAATGGCTCTCCAGTAAATTTTGAAGATGTTGATGCGCAAAATATTGTACAAGATAGTACAAATGGGTACTAG
- the LOC113731585 gene encoding K(+) efflux antiporter 3, chloroplastic-like isoform X4 gives MGDSLLDACLQLFEMGLELSLARLKALAKFAFGMGLTQVVLSTLAFTAFELPPNGAIGTRILEFLFHSRPDLVNIRSVDEAVVIGAALSLSSSAFVLQLLAEKGELPTRFGSATLGILLLQDIAVVPLLVILPVLESQNLAEESIWPMLAKESLKALGGLGLLSLGGKYILRRVFEVVAETRSSEAFVALCLLTVDGTSLLTQKLGFSDTLGAFLAGALLAETNFRTQIEADIRPFRGLLLGLFFVTTGTSIDMEVLFREWPNVLSLLAGLIVIKTLIISAIGPRVGLSLQESIRIGLLLSQGGEFAFVVFSLANGLGVLPLELNKLLIIVVVLSMALTPLLNEVGRKAADVIAKKFEEQDKTNNTVNFDASEPIVIVGFGQMGQVLANFLSTPLVYGLDGDTVGVGWPYVAFDLNPSVVKASRKLGFPVSYGDGSRPAVLQSAGISSPKAVIVTYTGKERTIEAVQRIRLAFPAVPIYARAQDMMHLLDLKKAGATDAILENAETSLQLGSKMLKGFGVMSDDITFLSQLVLNSMELQAQDTLDKTVEQDIDVMKPLQIRVAARTINGSNLTEDTVCLEAKHMDGDPSQIPPGGTDYLADHDRHHESEDLAADGVSYCRLDTENGSPVNFEDVDAQNIVQDSTNGY, from the exons ATGGGGGATTCTCTTCTTG ATGCTTGTTTGCAGCTGTTTGAGATGGGCTTGGAGCTTTCACTTGCACGTCTAAAAGCTCTTGCTAAATTTGCTTTTGGGATGGGACTGACTCAG GTTGTACTGTCCACACTTGCTTTCACGGCATTTGAGCTTCCACCTAATGGTGCTATAGGAACAAGGATTCTGGAGTTCCTTTTTCACTCAAGACCTGATTTG GTAAACATCAGAAGTGTAGACGAGGCTGTGGTAATTGGTGCTGCTCTATCATTGTCTTCTTCAGCTTTTGTTTTACAG CTTCTTGCGGAGAAGGGTGAGCTTCCAACTAGATTTGGCTCAGCAACTCTGGGGATACTTCTCCTTCAG GACATTGCAGTCGTTCCTCTCTTAGTCATCCTACCAGTGTTGGAAAGTCAG AATTTGGCAGAAGAAAGTATTTGGCCAATGCTAGCTAAAGAAAGTCTGAAGGCTTTAGGTGGACTAGGTTTGCTTTCTCTAGGAGGAAAATACATTTTGCGGCGAGTTTTTGAG GTTGTTGCTGAAACAAGAAGCTCAGAAGCTTTTGTGGCCCTCTGTCTCCTAACTGTTGATGGGACATCACTTTTAACCCAAAAATTGGGCTTTAGTGACACG CTTGGAGCATTTCTTGCTGGAGCCCTATTAGCAGAAACAAATTTCCGTACACAGATTGAAGCTGATATTAGGCCATTCAGAGGCTTACTTCTGGGGTTGTTTTTTGTGACCACTGGGACTTCTATTGACATGGAG GTCCTTTTCCGAGAATGGCCAAATGTACTTTCACTCTTGGCGGGTTTGATTGTTATAAAAACTCTTATAATATCTGCAATAGGTCCACGTGTTGGACTTTCCCTCCAAGAGAGCATAAGGATAGGGTTGCTTCTTTCCCAGGGAGGTGAATTTGCATTTGTGGTTTTCTCTCTTGCAAACGG GCTTGGAGTGCTGCCCCTTGAACTGAACAAGTTACTTATAATTGTTGTTGTGCTGTCGATGGCATTGACTCCTTTGCTAAATGAAGTTGGACGAAAGGCTGCTGATGTTATTGCAAAGAAGTTTGAGGAGCAAGAT AAAACTAATAACACAGTAAATTTTGATGCAAGCGAGCCAATTGTCATCGTTGGATTTGGGCAGATGGGACAG GTTCTTGCAAATTTTTTGTCCACCCCGCTGGTGTATGGACTAGATGGTGATACTGTAGGTGTTGGATGGCCCTACGTGGCTTTTGATCTGAATCCATCTGTTGTAAAG GCTTCTAGAAAGCTGGGATTCCCTGTTTCATATGGAGATGGATCACGTCCTGCAGTTCTGCAATCTGCTGGTATCTCTTCACCAAAAGCAGTCATTGTTACGTACACTGGGAAGGAAAGGACAATTGAGGCTGTGCAGAGGATTCGATTGGCGTTTCCGGCG GTTCCAATATACGCCCGTGCACAGGATATGATGCATCTGCTAGATCTGAAGAAAGCCGGTGCAACAGATGCTATTCTCGAGAATGCAGAG ACAAGTTTGCAGCTTGGTTCTAAGATGTTAAAAGGGTTTGGTGTTATGTCTGACGATATAACCTTTCTGAGTCAGCTTGTTCTAAATTCCATGGAGCTACAAGCTCAGGATACACTTGATAAAACTGTTGAACAAGATATTGATGTCATGAAGCCATTGCAG ATAAGAGTAGCTGCTCGAACAATCAATGGGTCGAACTTGACAGAAGACACAGTATGCCTTGAAGCGAAACATATGGATGGAGATCCCTCGCAGATACCACCTGGGGGAACAGATTATCTGGCAGACCATGATAGGCACCATGAATCTGAGGATCTAGCGGCTGACGGGGTTTCATACTGCAGACTAGATACTGAGAATGGCTCTCCAGTAAATTTTGAAGATGTTGATGCGCAAAATATTGTACAAGATAGTACAAATGGGTACTAG